Proteins encoded together in one Salvelinus sp. IW2-2015 unplaced genomic scaffold, ASM291031v2 Un_scaffold8398, whole genome shotgun sequence window:
- the LOC112079542 gene encoding protein Wnt-5b-like — protein sequence METRTSRRPCSSAQQHLLLAVALIACSSHLLVDANSWLSLAMNPIQRPEMYIIGAQPLCSQLTGLSQGQRKLCQLYQDHMVYIGEGAKTGINECQYQFRQRRWNCSTVDNASVFGRVMQIGSKSHGGIGI from the exons ATGGAGACCAGGACCAGCCGGAGACCGTGCAGCAGCGCCCAGCAACACTTACTGCTGGCGGTCGCTCTCATCGCATGCAGCTCGCATCTACTGGTGGACGCCAACTCCTGGTT GTCGTTAGCGATGAACCCTATCCAGAGACCGGAGATGTACATCATCGGGGCCCAGCCTCTGTGCAGCCAGCTGACGGGMCTCTCCCAGGGGCAGAGGAAGCTGTGCCAGCTCTACCAGGACCACATGGTCTACATAGGCGAGGGCGCCAAGACGGGCATCAATGAGTGCCAATACCAGTTCAGACAGCGGCGGTGGAACTGTAGCACGGTGGATAATGCATCCGTGTTCGGACGCGTCATGCAGATAGGTAGCAAGTCACATGGTGGGATTGGGATTtag